One genomic window of Cricetulus griseus strain 17A/GY chromosome 3, alternate assembly CriGri-PICRH-1.0, whole genome shotgun sequence includes the following:
- the LOC100757086 gene encoding olfactory receptor 56A4, giving the protein MVQSPNSTGTQVTEFLMICFPGMQDTQHWLSVILAPLLVLALGANFVLLFTIHQETSLHEPMYYLLAILSMIDVILCLTVIPKVLLIFWFNMKPISFVGCFLQMFIMNTFLPMESSTFLVMAYDRYVAICHPLRYPSIITEQFVINAAIFIVLRNLLATLPTPVLAARLNYCTSNVVENCICANISVAKLSCGDIHLNKLYQFVSVWCLLGSDLVLILLSYCFILRVVMSQQSGGAVTKALSTCGSHLILILFFYTLLLVFIFTNKAGKKIPSEVPILLNVLHHLIPPALNPIVYGVRTQEIKQGIIKLLKH; this is encoded by the exons ATGGTACAATCTCCCAACAGCACAGGGACTCAGGTGACAGAATTTCTGATGATATGCTTTCCAGGAATGCAAGACACACAACACTGGTTATCTGTTATCTTGGCGCCTCTCCTGGTTTTGGCTCTTGGGGCCAACTTTGTGTTATTATTTACCATCCATCAGGAGACATCTCTGCATGAACCCATGTACTACCTGCTTGCCATCCTCTCTATGATTGATGTCATCCTGTGCCTCACAGTCATCCCCAAG GTCCTGCTCATCTTCTGGTTCAACATGAAACCCATCAGCTTTGTGGGCTGCTTCCTGCAGATGTTCATCATGAACACATTCCTTCCTATGGAATCCTCTACCTTTCTGGTCATGGCCTATGATCGCTATGTGGCAATCTGCCATCCCCTGCGCTATCCATCCATCATCACGGAACAGTTTGTTATTAATGcagccatttttattgttttgcggAATCTTCTAGCTACACTGCCCACTCCAGTTCTGGCTGCTAGACTCAATTACTGCACTAGCAATGTGGTGGAGAACTGCATATGTGCCAATATTTCTGTAGCAAAACTCTCCTGTGGAGACATTCACCTAAATAAGCTCTATCAATTTGTGAGTGTTTGGTGCCTGCTAGGTTCTGATCTAGTGCTcatcttgttgtcttattgcttcaTCTTGAGGGTTGTTATGAGTCAGCAGTCAGGAGGTGCAGTCACCAAGGCCTTGAGTACTTGTGGTTCACATCTTATCCTTATACTGTTCTTCTATACACTGTTGTTAGTCTTCATCTTCACAAACAAAGCAGGAAAGAAGATACCTTCAGAGGTACCCATCCTCCTCAACGTTTTGCATCATCTTATCCCACCTGCCCTCAACCCCATTGTGTATGGAGTGCGAACCCAGGAAATCAAGCAGGGTATCATCAAACTATTGAAGCACTAG
- the LOC100756211 gene encoding olfactory receptor 56A3, whose protein sequence is MTAYKNDTISTGVSEFLLNCFVRSPSWQLWLSLPLSLFFLLAMGANTILLVTIRMEASLHEPVYYLLSLLSMLDILLCLTVIPKVLAIFWLDLRSISFPACFLQMYIMNSFLAMESCTFMIMAFDRYIAICHPLRYPSIITDQFVVKAATFILVRNALIPLPIPILSARLHYCWKNVIENCICANMSVSRLSCDDVTVNRLYQFAGGWTLLGSDLILIFLSYTFILRAVLRLKAEGAVAKALSTCGSHFILILFFSTILLVFILTHVAKRKVSPDVPVLLNVLHHVIPAALNPIVYGVRTQEIKQGIKRLLKKGW, encoded by the coding sequence ATGACAGCATACAAGAACGACACCATCTCTACTGGAGTTTCAGAATTCCTCCTAAATTGTTTTGTCAGGTCCCCCAGCTGGCAGCTCTGGCTCTCCCTGCCACtcagccttttcttccttctaGCCATGGGGGCTAATACCATTCTTCTGGTTACCATCCGGATGGAGGCCTCTCTGCATGAACCTGTGTACTACTTGCTCAGCCTACTGTCCATGCTGGACATCCTACTCTGCCTCACAGTCATCCCCAAGGTACTAGCCATCTTCTGGCTTGACCTCAGGTCCATTAGCTTTCCTGCCTGTTTCCTCCAGATGTATATCATGAACAGCTTTCTTGCCATGGAATCTTGCACATTTATGATCATGGCCTTTGATCGCTATATAGCCATCTGTCACCCACTGAGATATCCATCTATCATCACTGACCAATTTGTGGTCAAGGCTGCCACATTTATTTTGGTCAGGAATGCCCTTATTCCTTTGCCCATCCCCATTCTCTCAGCCCGACTCCATTACTGTTGGAAAAATGTCATTGAGAACTGCATCTGTGCCAACATGTCTGTCTCTCGACTCTCTTGTGATGATGTCACTGTCAATCGCCTTTATCAGTTTGCTGGAGGCTGGACACTGCTGGGCTCTGACCTCatcctcatcttcctctcctATACCTTCATACTAAGAGCTGTGCTGAGGCTCAAGGCAGAGGGTGCTGTGGCCAAGGCCCTGAGTACATGTGGTTCCCACTTCATCCTTATCCTATTCTTTAGCACCATTCTTTTGGTCTTTATTCTCACACATGTAGCAAAGAGGAAGGTCTCTCCCGATGTGCCAGTTTTGCTCAATGTCCTCCACCATGTCATCCCTGCAGCCCTTAATCCCATTGTTTATGGGGTGAGAACCCAGGAGATCAAGCAAGGAATCAAGAGACTCTTGAAGAAGGGGTGGTAA